From a single Raphanus sativus cultivar WK10039 chromosome 3, ASM80110v3, whole genome shotgun sequence genomic region:
- the LOC108846259 gene encoding auxin efflux carrier component 2-like, whose protein sequence is MITGKDMYDVLAAMVPLYVAMMLAYGSVRWWGIFTPDQCSGINRFVAVFAVPLLSFHFISSNDPYAMDYQFLAADSLQKVVILSALFLWQAFSRRGSLEWMITLFSLSTLPNTLVMGIPLLRAMYGEFSGNLMVQIVVLQSIIWYTLMLFLFEFRGAKLLISEQFPETAGSITSFRVDSDVLSLNGREPLETDAEIGDDGKLHVVVRRSSAASSMISSFNKSHGGGLNSSMITPRASNLTGVEIYSVQSSREPTPRASSFNQTDFYAMFNASKAPSPRHGYANSYGGAGSGPGGDVYSLQSSKGVTPRTSNFDEEALKAKKGGRGAKSMSGELYNNNSVPSYPPPNPMFKGSTSGASGVKKKESVSGGGGSGGGGEQNKEMNMFVWSSSASPVSEAHARNAITRGASASTESSADPYLPPHENLASKAMHNLIENMTPGRKAHVEMDQEGGNNEGKSGVNSSPYNGKKGSDVEDGGPGGPRKQQMPPASVMTRLILIMVWRKLIRNPNTYSSLFGLAWSLISFKWNIKMPTIMSGSISILSDAGLGMAMFSLGLFMALQPKIIACGKSVAVFAMAVRFLTGPAVIAATSIAIGLRGNLLHVAIVQAALPQGIVPFVFAKEYNVHPDILSTAVIFGMLVALPVTVLYYILLGI, encoded by the exons ATGTTCTGGTATAAACCGGTTCGTAGCAGTTTTCGCGGTTCCTCTTCTGTCTTTCCATTTCATTTCCTCCAATGATCCTTATGCTATGGATTACCAGTTCCTAGCCGCTGATTCACTTCAGAAAGTCGTCATCCTTTCCGCACTCTTTCTTTGGCAG GCGTTTAGTCGCAGAGGAAGTCTAGAATGGATGATAACTCTCTTTTCCCTATCGACACTACCCAACACGTTGGTAATGGGAATCCCATTGCTACGGGCGATGTACGGAGAATTTTCAGGCAATTTAATGGTGCAAATCGTTGTGCTTCAAAGTATCATATGGTATACACTAATGCTCTTCTTGTTTGAGTTCCGTGGCGCTAAGCTTCTCATCTCCGAGCAGTTCCCTGAAACTGCCGGTTCCATCACTTCTTTCAGAGTTGATTCTGATGTTCTATCTCTCAATGGCCGTGAACCCCTCGAG ACCGATGCGGAGATAGGTGACGACGGAAAGCTCCACGTGGTGGTCCGAAGATCAAGCGCTGCCTCATCGATGATCTCATCGTTCAACAAATCTCACGGCGGAGGACTTAACTCCTCCATGATCACGCCACGAGCCTCAAATCTCACCGGCGTCGAGATTTACTCTGTTCAGTCGTCAAGAGAGCCAACGCCGAGAGCTTCTAGCTTCAACCAGACAGACTTCTACGCTATGTTTAACGCTAGCAAAGCTCCGAGCCCTCGTCACGGCTATGCCAATAGCTACGGAGGCGCTGGGTCAGGCCCCGGCGGAGATGTTTACTCGCTTCAGTCGTCTAAAGGAGTGACGCCGAGGACGTCAAATTTTGATGAGGAAGCTTTGAAGGCAAAGAAAGGAGGTAGAGGAGCTAAAAGTATGAGTGGTGAACTATACAACAACAACAGTG TTCCGTCGTACCCACCACCGAACCCGATGTTCAAAGGGTCCACGAGCGGAGCAAGTGGAGTCAAGAAAAAGGAAAGTGTAAGTGGTGGTGGAGGaagcggcggaggaggagaacAGAACAAGGAGATGAACATGTTTGTGTGGAGTTCGAGTGCTTCTCCGGTGTCGGAAGCCCACGCGAGGAACGCTATTACCAGAGGTGCCTCTGCCTCCACCGAGTCATCCGCCGACCCTTATCTACCACCTCACGAAAACCTCGCTTCCAAAG CGATGCACAATCTGATAGAGAACATGACACCCGGGAGAAAAGCGCATGTGGAGATGGACCAAGAGGGTGGTAATAACGAAGGTAAGTCAGGGGTAAATTCGTCACCTTACAACGGAAAGAAAGGCAGTGACGTGGAAGACGGTGGTCCCGGCGGTCCGAGGAAACAGCAGATGCCGCCGGCCAGTGTGATGACGAGACTAATACTGATAATGGTTTGGAGAAAACTTATTCGAAACCCTAACACTTACTCTAGTCTCTTTGGCCTTGCCTGGTCCCTTATCTCCTTCAA GTGGAATATAAAGATGCCAACAATAATGAGTGGATCGATTTCGATATTATCTGATGCAGGTCTTGGCATGGCTATGTTTAGTCTTG GTCTATTTATGGCATTGCAACCGAAGATAATCGCATGTGGAAAATCAGTGGCAGTCTTTGCGATGGCCGTGAGGTTCTTGACCGGACCAGCTGTAATCGCAGCCACCTCAATTGCAATTGGTCTTCGAGGCAATCTCCTACATGTCGCCATCGTTCAG gcTGCTCTTCCTCAAGGAATCGTTCCTTTTGTTTTCGCCAAGGAATATAACGTCCATCCTGATATTCTCAGCACTGC CGTTATATTCGGAATGCTGGTTGCTTTGCCTGTAACAGTACTCTACTACATTCTTTTGGGAATTTAA